The following coding sequences are from one Streptomyces sp. NBC_01485 window:
- the rsmA gene encoding 16S rRNA (adenine(1518)-N(6)/adenine(1519)-N(6))-dimethyltransferase RsmA, producing the protein MSTSPSPDALLGPADIRELAAVLGVRPTKQRGQNFVIDANTVRRIVRTAGVRPDDVVVEVGPGLGSLTLALLEAADRVTAVEIDDVLAAALPATIEARMPQRADRFALVHSDAMRVTELPGPAPTALVANLPYNVAVPVLLHMLEMFPSIERTLVMVQSEVADRLAAGPGSKVYGVPSVKANWYAEVKRAGAIGRNVFWPAPNVDSGLVSLVRRTEPVRTTASRREVFAVVDAAFAQRRKTLRAALAGWAGSAARAEAALVAAGVSPQARGEAITVEEFARIAENKGENTDENTDENKESGQK; encoded by the coding sequence GTGAGTACCAGCCCCAGCCCCGACGCCCTTCTGGGCCCCGCCGACATCCGTGAGCTGGCGGCGGTCCTCGGCGTTCGCCCCACCAAGCAGCGCGGCCAGAACTTCGTGATCGACGCGAACACGGTCCGCCGAATCGTCCGCACCGCGGGGGTCCGGCCCGACGACGTCGTCGTCGAGGTCGGCCCGGGGCTCGGCTCCCTCACCCTCGCCCTGCTGGAGGCCGCCGACCGGGTCACGGCCGTCGAGATCGACGACGTCCTGGCCGCCGCCCTCCCCGCGACGATCGAGGCGCGCATGCCGCAGCGCGCGGACCGCTTCGCGCTGGTGCACTCCGACGCGATGCGGGTGACCGAGCTGCCGGGCCCCGCCCCGACCGCGCTGGTCGCGAACCTGCCGTACAACGTGGCCGTGCCCGTGCTGCTGCACATGCTGGAGATGTTCCCGAGCATCGAACGCACCCTCGTCATGGTCCAGTCGGAGGTCGCCGACCGGCTCGCCGCCGGGCCCGGCTCGAAGGTGTACGGCGTCCCCTCCGTCAAGGCCAACTGGTACGCCGAGGTCAAGCGGGCCGGCGCCATCGGCCGCAACGTGTTCTGGCCCGCGCCGAACGTCGACAGTGGACTGGTGTCGCTCGTCCGCCGGACCGAGCCGGTCAGGACGACGGCGTCGCGGCGCGAGGTCTTCGCCGTCGTCGACGCGGCGTTCGCCCAGCGCCGCAAGACCCTGCGGGCCGCGCTCGCCGGGTGGGCGGGTTCCGCGGCGCGGGCGGAGGCGGCCCTCGTGGCGGCGGGCGTCTCGCCGCAGGCGCGCGGGGAGGCCATCACGGTCGAGGAGTTCGCGAGGATCGCGGAGAACAAGGGCGAGAACACGGACGAGAACACGGACGAGAACAAGGAGTCGGGTCAGAAGTGA
- a CDS encoding ubiquitin-like domain-containing protein, giving the protein MSNSQHLDYEPYVDLHNAETVAYGVYAAPGTYDDTYRPAYEAYEAQEGYEPYGTYEAHETYVAPPPETLVLPEPIQLTEPPFPRQAAGQTAGRAARRRRTRSAERPESTMRRLLPQALVVAFLAGGTTAFVAEDKAVELTVDGAPRTLHTFADDVGELLAEEGVRVGAHDVVAPGPGTELTSGDEIAVRYGRPVRLTLDGQRHEMWTTGRTVEEALRQLGVRAEGAYMSVSRSQRIGRAGLALDVRTERAVTVMADGRARTVRTNAATVREAVEAAGITLRGEDTTSVAPGSFPRDGQTVTVLRITGTQEVREEPIPFAVRRTDDPSLFKGTEVVEQAGQPGLRRDTYSLRSVNGVRQRPKRIRSEIVREPREQVVKVGTKPLPMPVHGADGLDWQSLAHCESGGRPNAVDPSGTYGGLYQFDTHTWQSLGGSGRPQDASATEQTLRAKKLYVRRGASPWPHCGTRLHG; this is encoded by the coding sequence GTGAGCAACTCGCAGCACCTCGACTACGAGCCGTATGTCGACCTGCACAACGCGGAGACGGTCGCGTACGGCGTGTACGCGGCGCCCGGGACGTACGACGACACGTACCGGCCGGCGTACGAGGCGTACGAGGCACAGGAGGGGTACGAGCCGTACGGGACGTACGAGGCCCATGAGACGTACGTGGCGCCGCCGCCCGAGACGCTCGTGCTGCCGGAGCCGATCCAGTTGACCGAGCCGCCGTTTCCACGGCAGGCAGCGGGGCAGACGGCGGGGCGGGCGGCGCGGCGGCGCAGGACGCGGTCCGCCGAGCGCCCGGAGTCCACGATGCGCCGCCTGCTCCCGCAGGCACTCGTCGTCGCCTTCCTGGCCGGCGGCACCACCGCCTTCGTCGCCGAGGACAAGGCGGTCGAGCTGACCGTCGACGGCGCGCCGCGCACCCTGCACACCTTCGCCGACGACGTCGGCGAACTCCTGGCGGAGGAGGGCGTACGGGTGGGGGCGCACGACGTGGTGGCGCCCGGCCCCGGCACGGAGCTGACCAGCGGCGACGAGATCGCCGTCCGCTACGGGCGTCCCGTCCGGCTCACGCTCGACGGACAGCGGCACGAGATGTGGACGACCGGCCGCACGGTGGAGGAGGCGCTCCGGCAGCTCGGGGTGCGCGCGGAGGGCGCGTACATGTCCGTCTCGCGCTCCCAGCGCATCGGACGCGCGGGCCTCGCGCTGGACGTGCGCACCGAGCGCGCGGTGACCGTCATGGCCGACGGCCGGGCCCGCACCGTCCGCACCAACGCGGCGACCGTGCGCGAGGCGGTGGAGGCGGCCGGGATCACCCTGCGCGGCGAGGACACGACGTCCGTCGCGCCCGGCAGCTTCCCGCGCGACGGGCAGACGGTCACCGTGCTGCGGATCACCGGCACCCAGGAGGTGCGCGAGGAGCCGATCCCGTTCGCGGTCCGCCGCACCGACGACCCTTCGCTGTTCAAGGGCACGGAGGTGGTGGAGCAGGCCGGACAGCCCGGGCTGCGACGGGACACGTACTCCCTGCGCAGCGTCAACGGCGTGCGGCAGAGGCCGAAGCGGATCCGCAGCGAGATCGTGCGCGAGCCGCGCGAGCAGGTCGTGAAGGTCGGGACGAAGCCGCTGCCGATGCCCGTGCACGGCGCCGACGGCCTGGACTGGCAGAGCCTCGCGCACTGCGAGTCGGGCGGCCGGCCGAACGCCGTCGACCCCTCGGGAACGTACGGCGGGCTGTACCAGTTCGACACCCACACCTGGCAGAGCCTCGGCGGCAGCGGACGGCCCCAGGACGCATCGGCGACGGAACAGACGCTCCGCGCGAAGAAGTTGTACGTGCGACGCGGCGCGAGCCCGTGGCCGCACTGCGGGACGCGGCTGCACGGCTGA
- a CDS encoding TatD family hydrolase, whose protein sequence is MSSNASDKRDKHDKSAVPPLPAPLGVPVADSHTHLDMQSGTVPEALAKAASVGVTTVVQVGCDVRGSRWAAETAAAYDSVHAAVALHPNEAPRIVHGDPDGWSRQGARTPGGAQALDEALAEIDRLAALPHVKGVGETGLDYFRTGPEGKEAQENSFRAHIEIAKRHGKALVIHDRDAHADVLRVLKEEGAPERTVFHCYSGDAEMAEICARAGYFMSFAGNVTFKNAQNLRDAVAVAPLELLLVETDAPFLTPAPYRGRPNAPYLIPVTVRAMAAVRDIDEDTLAAALAANTARAFAY, encoded by the coding sequence ATGTCTTCGAACGCCTCCGACAAGCGCGACAAGCACGACAAGAGTGCCGTGCCGCCGCTTCCGGCTCCCCTCGGGGTGCCGGTCGCCGACTCCCACACCCACCTCGACATGCAGTCGGGCACGGTGCCGGAGGCCCTCGCGAAGGCCGCGTCGGTCGGCGTGACGACGGTCGTCCAGGTCGGCTGCGACGTACGGGGCTCCCGGTGGGCGGCCGAGACGGCGGCGGCGTACGACAGCGTCCACGCCGCCGTCGCCCTGCACCCGAACGAGGCGCCGCGCATCGTGCACGGGGACCCCGACGGGTGGTCCCGGCAGGGCGCGCGCACGCCCGGGGGCGCGCAGGCGCTCGACGAGGCGCTCGCCGAGATCGACCGCCTGGCCGCGCTCCCGCACGTCAAGGGCGTCGGCGAGACGGGGCTCGACTACTTCCGCACCGGCCCCGAGGGCAAGGAGGCGCAGGAGAACTCCTTCCGCGCCCACATCGAGATCGCCAAGCGGCACGGCAAGGCGCTGGTCATCCACGACCGCGACGCCCACGCGGACGTCCTGCGGGTCCTGAAGGAGGAGGGCGCCCCCGAGCGCACCGTCTTCCACTGCTACTCCGGCGACGCCGAGATGGCCGAGATCTGCGCCCGCGCCGGTTACTTCATGTCGTTCGCCGGCAACGTCACCTTCAAGAACGCCCAGAACCTGCGGGACGCCGTCGCCGTGGCCCCGCTGGAGCTGCTCCTGGTGGAGACCGACGCCCCGTTCCTGACCCCGGCGCCCTACCGCGGACGGCCCAACGCGCCCTACCTCATTCCGGTCACGGTGCGCGCGATGGCCGCCGTACGGGACATCGACGAGGACACCTTGGCTGCTGCTCTGGCGGCCAACACGGCCCGCGCGTTCGCCTACTGA
- the rsmI gene encoding 16S rRNA (cytidine(1402)-2'-O)-methyltransferase — translation MTAAPRTTPTPPPGILVLAGTPIGDVSDAPPRLAEELAGADVIAAEDTRRLRRLTQALGVTPKGRVVSYFEGNESARTPELVEDLVKGARVLLVTDAGMPSVSDPGYRLVAAAVERDVRVTAVPGPSAVLTALALSGLPVDRFCFEGFLPRKAGERLSRLREVADERRTLVYFEAPHRLDDTLAAMAEVFGADRRAAVCRELTKTYEEVKRGPVGELAEWAAEGVRGEITVVVTGAPERGPEKLDAAELVRRVRVREEAGERRKEAIAAVAAEAGLPKREVFDAVVAVKNAGGLPGGL, via the coding sequence GTGACAGCCGCGCCCCGAACCACGCCCACGCCCCCGCCCGGAATCCTCGTTCTCGCCGGTACGCCCATCGGTGACGTCTCCGACGCCCCGCCCCGGCTCGCCGAGGAGCTGGCCGGCGCCGATGTGATCGCCGCCGAGGACACGCGGCGGCTGCGGCGGCTGACCCAGGCGCTGGGGGTGACGCCCAAGGGGCGGGTGGTGTCCTACTTCGAGGGCAACGAGTCCGCCCGCACGCCCGAGTTGGTCGAGGACCTGGTGAAGGGGGCGCGGGTGCTGCTCGTCACCGACGCCGGGATGCCGTCGGTCTCCGACCCCGGGTACCGGCTGGTCGCCGCGGCCGTGGAGCGGGACGTCCGCGTCACCGCCGTCCCCGGACCGTCCGCCGTGCTCACCGCGCTGGCCCTGTCGGGGCTGCCCGTCGACCGGTTCTGCTTCGAGGGGTTCCTGCCGCGGAAGGCGGGCGAGCGGCTGTCGCGGCTGCGCGAGGTCGCGGACGAACGGCGCACGCTCGTCTACTTCGAGGCCCCCCACAGGCTCGACGACACCCTCGCCGCGATGGCCGAGGTGTTCGGCGCCGACCGGCGGGCCGCCGTATGCCGCGAGCTGACCAAGACGTACGAGGAGGTCAAGCGCGGTCCGGTCGGTGAGCTGGCGGAGTGGGCGGCGGAGGGCGTGCGCGGCGAGATCACCGTCGTCGTCACCGGGGCGCCCGAACGCGGACCGGAGAAGCTCGACGCGGCCGAACTGGTGCGGCGGGTGCGGGTGCGCGAGGAGGCGGGCGAGCGCCGCAAGGAGGCGATCGCGGCGGTGGCGGCGGAGGCCGGGCTGCCCAAACGGGAGGTGTTCGACGCGGTGGTGGCCGTGAAGAACGCGGGAGGATTGCCGGGGGGATTGTGA
- a CDS encoding dolichyl-phosphate-mannose--protein mannosyltransferase, whose translation MTSTASSMDSTDYRPDRPPHDRPDDQRPAWQRRLRRFGYTAEPSADVRDRLVPPFARPSPRLWAVLGVPHRWAERIARWSAWGGPLLVTLLAGVLRFWHLGSPKAVIFDETYYAKDAWALVHRGFEVNWDKNANDAILSSGGHVTIPADAAYVVHPPVGKYVIGLGELVFGFDPFGWRFMTAVLGTLSVLLLCRIGRRIFRSTFLGCLAGTLMALDGLHFVMSRAALLDGVLMFFVLAAFGCLVVDRDRAREKLAAALEPDADGRCRPDADIAESTRFGLRPWRWGAGLMLGLAIGTKWNGLYILVAFCLMTVLWDVGSRKVAGARRPYLTVLKRDTGFAFLTTVPIALVTYMASWTGWILSATDGKGGYYRNWAATDGRGGNWTWLFPDWWRSLWHYEHEVYEFHTHLTSPHTYQSNPWSWLVLGRPVSYFYESPAPGKDGCPSDAGEKCAREVLAIGTPLLWWAACFAVAYVLWRWLLRRDWRAGAIACGIAAGYLPWFMYQERTIFLFYAVVFLPFLCLAVAMMIGALVGPPGSSDTRRVAGATGAGVLVLLIAWNFIYFWPLYTGTAIPIDNWRSRMWLDTWV comes from the coding sequence GTGACGAGTACCGCGTCCTCCATGGACTCCACGGACTACCGGCCGGACCGGCCGCCGCACGACCGGCCGGACGACCAGCGGCCCGCGTGGCAGCGGCGGCTGCGCCGTTTCGGATACACGGCGGAGCCGTCCGCCGACGTCCGTGACCGGCTGGTGCCGCCGTTCGCGCGGCCGAGCCCGCGGCTCTGGGCGGTGCTCGGCGTCCCGCACCGGTGGGCGGAGCGGATCGCGCGCTGGTCGGCCTGGGGCGGTCCGCTGCTGGTCACGCTGCTGGCGGGCGTGCTGCGGTTCTGGCACCTGGGCAGCCCCAAGGCGGTGATATTCGACGAGACGTACTACGCCAAGGACGCGTGGGCGCTCGTGCACCGCGGGTTCGAGGTCAACTGGGACAAGAACGCCAACGACGCCATCCTCTCCTCGGGCGGCCATGTCACGATCCCGGCGGACGCGGCGTACGTCGTGCATCCGCCGGTCGGCAAGTACGTGATCGGGCTGGGCGAACTCGTCTTCGGGTTCGACCCGTTCGGCTGGCGGTTCATGACCGCCGTGCTGGGCACCCTCTCCGTCCTGCTGCTGTGCCGGATCGGCCGCCGCATCTTCCGCTCCACGTTCCTCGGCTGCCTCGCGGGCACGCTGATGGCCCTGGACGGGCTGCACTTCGTGATGAGCCGCGCCGCGCTGCTCGACGGGGTGCTGATGTTCTTCGTGCTGGCGGCGTTCGGCTGCCTGGTGGTCGACCGGGACCGGGCCCGCGAGAAACTCGCCGCCGCGCTCGAGCCCGACGCGGACGGCCGCTGCCGCCCGGACGCGGACATCGCCGAGAGCACCCGCTTCGGCCTGCGCCCCTGGCGCTGGGGCGCGGGCCTGATGCTGGGCCTGGCCATCGGCACGAAGTGGAACGGCCTGTACATCCTGGTCGCGTTCTGCCTGATGACGGTGTTGTGGGACGTCGGCTCGCGCAAGGTGGCGGGCGCCCGCCGCCCGTACCTGACGGTCCTGAAGCGCGACACGGGCTTCGCGTTCCTGACGACGGTCCCGATCGCGCTGGTCACCTACATGGCGTCCTGGACGGGCTGGATCCTCTCCGCCACCGACGGCAAGGGCGGCTACTACCGCAACTGGGCGGCCACCGACGGCAGGGGCGGCAACTGGACGTGGCTGTTCCCCGACTGGTGGCGCAGCCTGTGGCACTACGAGCACGAGGTGTACGAGTTCCACACCCACCTCACCTCGCCGCACACGTACCAGTCGAACCCGTGGAGCTGGCTCGTCCTGGGCCGCCCGGTGTCGTACTTCTACGAGTCCCCCGCGCCCGGCAAGGACGGCTGCCCGTCCGACGCGGGCGAGAAGTGCGCCCGCGAGGTGCTGGCCATCGGCACCCCGCTGCTGTGGTGGGCGGCCTGTTTCGCCGTCGCCTACGTCCTGTGGCGCTGGCTGCTGCGCCGCGACTGGCGCGCGGGCGCGATCGCCTGCGGCATCGCGGCCGGCTACCTGCCGTGGTTCATGTACCAGGAACGCACGATCTTCCTCTTCTACGCGGTCGTCTTCCTGCCGTTCCTCTGCCTGGCGGTGGCGATGATGATCGGCGCGCTGGTCGGGCCCCCGGGGTCGAGCGACACCCGCCGCGTGGCGGGAGCGACGGGCGCGGGCGTCCTGGTCCTGCTCATCGCCTGGAACTTCATCTACTTCTGGCCCCTGTACACGGGCACGGCGATCCCGATCGACAACTGGCGGTCGCGGATGTGGCTGGACACCTGGGTCTAA
- a CDS encoding penicillin-binding transpeptidase domain-containing protein — protein MRKGAKAAVVGSVFAVMVGGAGYGAFNIVNALDGGGSGGGGAGGGDEPVAVKSGPPGGAEVKDVSGRFFGAWEKGQAAVAARLTDNAAKAEPLLTSYGRAAHITGVKITPGAAVGDSVPYTVRATVSYDGTSKPLAYSSRLTVVRGLTTGKALVDWQPSVVHPGLKDMDDTLVTGEAAAPPIEAVDRDGVVLTKEKYPSLGPILDQLRAKYGDAAGGTAGIELAVRHAAPDTADTPLLTLAEGKAGKLPTTLSAGVQAAAEKAVRKYPESSVVAVKPSTGEVLAVANHRTDGWNAAFLGEVAPGSTMKIISAATLIDNGLTTASGPAPCPPSAVSESQTFQNIKGMTPNENATLSESFARSCNTAFVKFADEVKVDSLTDEAADRFGIGLDWQTGIPSFDGSVPAAGGPDTAAGLIGQGKVQMNPLNMASVTATAMTGAFRQPVIVPLSLDDREPARARGLSSSTVQQLRSMMNRTATSGTAAEVMAGLGGRIGAKTGSAEVDGQAKSDSWFTGYRDDVAAAAMTQDGGHGVDASGPIVAEVLRAG, from the coding sequence ATGCGCAAGGGGGCCAAGGCGGCCGTCGTCGGGTCGGTTTTCGCCGTGATGGTGGGCGGGGCCGGGTACGGCGCTTTCAACATCGTGAACGCGCTCGACGGGGGCGGTAGCGGTGGCGGCGGGGCGGGTGGCGGGGACGAGCCCGTCGCCGTGAAGAGCGGGCCGCCCGGTGGGGCCGAGGTGAAGGACGTGAGCGGCAGGTTCTTCGGCGCGTGGGAGAAGGGGCAGGCCGCGGTGGCCGCCCGGCTCACCGACAACGCGGCGAAGGCCGAGCCGTTGCTGACCTCGTACGGCCGGGCCGCGCACATCACCGGGGTGAAGATCACACCGGGCGCGGCGGTCGGCGACAGCGTGCCGTACACCGTCAGGGCGACGGTGTCGTACGACGGGACGTCCAAGCCGCTCGCCTACAGCAGCCGGCTCACCGTGGTGCGGGGGCTGACCACCGGGAAGGCGCTGGTGGACTGGCAACCGTCGGTCGTCCACCCGGGGCTGAAGGACATGGACGACACGCTGGTCACGGGCGAGGCGGCGGCGCCGCCGATCGAGGCCGTGGACCGTGACGGCGTCGTCCTCACGAAGGAGAAGTACCCCTCCCTGGGGCCGATCCTGGACCAACTGCGCGCCAAGTACGGCGACGCGGCGGGCGGCACGGCCGGCATCGAGCTGGCGGTCAGGCACGCCGCCCCGGACACCGCCGACACCCCGCTGCTGACCCTCGCCGAGGGCAAGGCGGGCAAGCTGCCCACCACGCTCAGCGCGGGCGTCCAGGCGGCGGCGGAGAAGGCGGTGCGCAAGTACCCCGAGTCGTCGGTGGTGGCCGTCAAGCCGAGCACCGGCGAGGTGCTGGCGGTCGCCAACCACCGCACGGACGGCTGGAACGCCGCGTTCCTCGGGGAGGTCGCGCCCGGCTCCACCATGAAGATCATCAGCGCGGCCACCCTCATCGACAACGGCCTCACCACCGCGAGCGGCCCCGCGCCCTGTCCGCCGTCGGCCGTCTCGGAGAGCCAGACCTTCCAGAACATCAAGGGCATGACGCCGAACGAGAACGCGACGCTCTCGGAGAGCTTCGCGCGCTCCTGCAACACGGCGTTCGTGAAGTTCGCGGACGAGGTGAAGGTCGACTCGCTGACCGACGAGGCCGCCGACCGTTTCGGCATCGGTCTCGACTGGCAGACCGGCATCCCGTCCTTCGACGGCTCCGTCCCGGCCGCCGGCGGTCCGGACACCGCGGCCGGGCTGATCGGCCAGGGCAAGGTCCAGATGAACCCGCTGAACATGGCGTCGGTGACGGCGACCGCGATGACGGGCGCCTTCAGACAGCCGGTGATCGTGCCCCTGAGCCTGGACGATCGCGAACCGGCACGCGCGCGTGGACTGTCGTCGAGCACCGTGCAGCAGTTGCGCTCCATGATGAACCGCACCGCGACCAGCGGCACCGCGGCCGAGGTGATGGCCGGGCTCGGCGGCCGGATCGGCGCGAAGACCGGCTCCGCCGAGGTCGACGGGCAGGCGAAGTCCGACAGTTGGTTCACCGGCTACCGCGACGACGTCGCCGCGGCGGCGATGACCCAGGACGGCGGTCACGGCGTCGACGCGTCCGGCCCGATCGTGGCGGAGGTGCTGCGGGCGGGCTGA
- a CDS encoding penicillin-binding transpeptidase domain-containing protein, protein MGKRRRVEERRGRSKRRPAVAGGMIAVVVGGAGFGVYALYGGGAAADEGSAAANGKQVPRVRTDPPSAAEAKALAATFLTAWQQGRVVQAAAATDDSTAASALLTGYTKDAHVTGVTLTAGKATGTKVPFSVKGTVKYKDVSKPLTYESALTVVRNPKNGKAQVDWHASVVHPDLLDGDRLVTGESGTPPVKAVDRDGGELTTAKYPSLAPVLDGLREKYGKKAGGKAGVELQAVRGKAAKAKKASDKTLLELSKGTPGTVRTTLNPTLQAAAEQQVSKTARSSVVVLRPSTGEILAVANASRGFNTAFNGSLAPGSTMKVITSSLLIEKDLASADKVHPCPKTFTYGGWKFHNDDDFQITGGTFKASFARSCNTAFISQAPELDNDSLTKQAQQVFGLSMDNWAIGVPSFDGRVPVQSAAQMAASLIGQGGVRMNPLNMASVAATVKAGTFHQPYLVAPSVDQRTLATASRAMSSGTLSQLRELMNYTAAAGTAAEAMSGLGPDYGAKTGSAEVDNQDKPNGWFTAYRGDLAAAGVVQAGGHGGDTAGPIVADLLRLGG, encoded by the coding sequence GTGGGCAAGCGAAGGCGTGTCGAAGAGCGGCGCGGCAGGAGCAAGCGGCGTCCCGCCGTGGCCGGCGGCATGATCGCCGTCGTCGTCGGCGGGGCCGGGTTCGGCGTCTACGCGCTGTACGGGGGCGGGGCGGCGGCCGACGAGGGCTCGGCGGCGGCCAACGGCAAGCAGGTGCCGCGGGTCAGGACCGACCCGCCGTCGGCGGCCGAGGCGAAGGCCCTGGCCGCGACGTTCCTGACGGCCTGGCAGCAGGGCAGGGTGGTCCAGGCCGCCGCCGCCACGGACGACTCCACGGCCGCGTCCGCCCTCCTGACCGGCTACACCAAGGACGCCCACGTCACGGGCGTCACCCTCACCGCCGGCAAGGCCACCGGCACCAAGGTGCCGTTCTCGGTGAAGGGCACGGTGAAGTACAAGGACGTCAGCAAGCCGCTGACGTACGAGAGCGCGCTCACCGTCGTCCGCAACCCGAAGAACGGCAAGGCGCAGGTCGACTGGCACGCGTCGGTCGTCCACCCGGACCTGCTGGACGGCGACCGGCTCGTCACGGGCGAGTCCGGCACCCCGCCGGTGAAGGCCGTCGACCGGGACGGCGGCGAGCTGACGACCGCGAAGTACCCGTCCCTGGCGCCGGTGCTGGACGGGCTGCGGGAGAAGTACGGCAAGAAGGCGGGCGGCAAGGCGGGCGTGGAGCTCCAGGCGGTGCGCGGCAAGGCGGCGAAGGCGAAGAAGGCCTCCGACAAGACGCTGCTGGAGCTGAGCAAGGGCACCCCGGGCACCGTGAGGACCACGCTGAACCCGACCCTCCAGGCGGCGGCCGAGCAGCAGGTGTCGAAGACCGCGCGCTCCTCGGTGGTCGTGCTGCGCCCCTCCACGGGCGAGATCCTCGCGGTGGCCAACGCGAGCCGCGGCTTCAACACCGCGTTCAACGGCTCGCTCGCACCCGGCTCCACGATGAAGGTCATCACGTCGTCGCTGCTCATCGAGAAGGACCTGGCGTCGGCGGACAAGGTGCACCCGTGCCCGAAGACGTTCACGTACGGCGGCTGGAAGTTCCACAACGACGACGACTTCCAGATCACCGGCGGCACCTTCAAGGCGAGTTTCGCCCGCTCCTGCAACACCGCTTTCATCAGCCAGGCCCCCGAGCTGGACAACGACAGTCTGACCAAGCAGGCGCAGCAGGTCTTCGGCCTGTCGATGGACAACTGGGCGATCGGCGTCCCGTCCTTCGACGGGCGGGTGCCGGTGCAGTCGGCGGCCCAGATGGCGGCCTCGCTGATCGGGCAGGGCGGGGTGCGGATGAACCCGCTGAACATGGCGTCGGTGGCCGCCACGGTGAAGGCGGGGACGTTCCACCAGCCGTACCTGGTCGCCCCGTCCGTGGACCAGCGCACGCTGGCGACGGCCTCGCGCGCCATGTCGTCGGGCACGCTGTCGCAGTTGCGGGAGCTGATGAACTACACCGCCGCGGCCGGCACCGCCGCCGAGGCCATGTCCGGCCTCGGCCCGGACTACGGCGCGAAGACGGGCTCGGCGGAGGTCGACAACCAGGACAAGCCCAACGGCTGGTTCACCGCCTACCGCGGCGACCTCGCGGCGGCGGGCGTCGTCCAGGCGGGCGGCCACGGCGGCGACACGGCGGGCCCGATCGTGGCGGACCTGCTGCGGCTGGGCGGCTGA
- a CDS encoding SsgA family sporulation/cell division regulator, protein MSVVEQYARAHIVTDADHVEEERETVPVVLRYDPEDDPRSVRIGLPDRHEWTFSRTLLEQGLRAPAGTGDVRVWPLGRVQAVVEFHSAHGVSVVQFESKALLRFLRRTYTATAQPVSR, encoded by the coding sequence ATGTCTGTAGTCGAGCAGTACGCACGAGCCCACATCGTCACCGACGCGGACCATGTGGAGGAGGAACGCGAGACCGTCCCCGTCGTCCTGCGCTACGACCCGGAGGACGACCCCCGCTCGGTGCGGATCGGACTGCCCGACCGGCACGAGTGGACGTTCTCCCGCACCCTCCTCGAACAGGGCCTGCGCGCCCCGGCCGGCACCGGCGACGTCCGGGTGTGGCCGTTGGGGCGCGTCCAGGCCGTCGTCGAGTTCCACTCCGCGCACGGCGTCTCGGTCGTCCAGTTCGAGTCGAAGGCGCTGCTGCGGTTCCTGCGCCGCACCTACACGGCGACCGCGCAGCCCGTCAGTCGCTAG
- a CDS encoding energy-coupling factor ABC transporter permease, with amino-acid sequence MHVPDGFINAPTSAVTGVVAAGAIAVSLRGARRELDDRTAPLAGLVAAFIFAVQMLNFPVAAGTSGHLLGGALAAILVGPFTGVLCVSVVLLMQGILFADGGLTALGVNITDMAIVTTVVSYAVFRALVKVLPRGRRSITAASFVAAVLSVPAAAVAFTFLYWIGGTTDVAIGKVATAMIGVHVLIGIGEAVITALTVGAVVAVRPDLVHGARGLQQKLRLRVNGALVDVPPAEEARTAPAAARTSRRTLWTSGLAASLVLAGFVSFYASASPDGLEKVAADKGIDAKTEEHANAGSPLADYGVKDVDDARLSGGLAGVIGVGTTVAAGSAVFWAVRRRRTADGDGTAGGSPSAVESA; translated from the coding sequence GTGCACGTACCCGACGGATTCATCAACGCCCCGACCTCCGCCGTGACCGGCGTCGTCGCCGCGGGCGCCATCGCAGTCAGCCTGCGCGGCGCGCGCCGTGAGCTCGACGACCGGACCGCGCCGCTGGCCGGCCTGGTGGCCGCGTTCATCTTCGCCGTGCAGATGCTGAACTTCCCCGTCGCGGCGGGGACCAGCGGCCATCTGCTCGGCGGCGCGCTCGCCGCGATACTCGTGGGCCCCTTCACCGGGGTCCTGTGCGTGTCCGTGGTCCTGCTGATGCAGGGCATCCTCTTCGCCGACGGCGGCCTGACCGCGCTCGGCGTCAACATCACCGACATGGCGATCGTGACGACCGTCGTGTCGTACGCCGTCTTCCGCGCGCTGGTGAAGGTGCTGCCGCGCGGCCGCCGGTCCATCACGGCCGCGTCCTTCGTCGCCGCCGTGCTGTCCGTCCCGGCCGCCGCCGTCGCCTTCACGTTCCTCTACTGGATCGGCGGCACGACCGACGTGGCGATCGGCAAGGTGGCCACCGCGATGATCGGCGTGCACGTGCTGATCGGCATCGGCGAGGCCGTCATCACCGCGCTGACCGTGGGCGCCGTCGTCGCCGTCCGGCCGGATCTCGTCCACGGCGCGCGGGGCCTGCAGCAGAAACTCCGGCTGCGGGTGAACGGCGCGCTCGTGGACGTGCCCCCGGCCGAGGAGGCGCGCACGGCGCCCGCCGCGGCGCGCACCTCCCGGCGCACGCTGTGGACGAGCGGCCTGGCCGCCTCCCTCGTCCTCGCCGGCTTCGTCAGCTTCTACGCGTCCGCCAGCCCCGACGGCCTGGAGAAGGTCGCCGCGGACAAGGGCATCGACGCGAAGACCGAGGAGCACGCGAACGCCGGCTCCCCGCTCGCCGACTACGGCGTCAAGGACGTGGACGACGCCCGCCTCTCCGGCGGCCTCGCGGGCGTCATCGGCGTCGGCACGACCGTCGCCGCGGGCAGCGCGGTGTTCTGGGCGGTGCGCCGCCGCCGTACCGCGGACGGCGACGGTACGGCGGGCGGATCGCCGTCCGCCGTAGAGAGCGCCTGA